The DNA window AAATCTGATGTCTGCCtgcagaggaaaagaaaagagaagtaagataaaaagaagagagagagagagagagagagagagagagagagagagagagagaaataatccAAAACAAAGAGAGCCCATGTATTTGGTATTGCCACCAGTTTCTCTGACACATGTGTGCACTCATTCCCCAGAGCATCTTCTGCCCTTGAGGCATACTTGGCTACTGTGTACTTCATGGTATCAAACTCTAGAGGGCTAATTGACTTGCTGGTGGTAAACTAATTCTTCTTACTCATTTAAAAGCAGAACACAAAATAAGAAGCCACCTATGTGGAAGAATTTTAAGAATGCCAAAAGGTTCTTTTCCACAATATCTTCTCCATCTTCCCAGTACCGTTACTGAAGTGCCTGACATTTCCCTACTACTCCTGGCCAGGGCTCTTGGGCCAGAACTCCTGGTGTCACAGACATTGTTCTAAACAGTTTACATAAGCTAACACATATAAAATTCAGTCCAGCCCTAGGAGGCTGGTACcattttattcacatttttacaaataagaaaccaagtcacaAAATGGTTATTCATTTATCTGAGAGAGCACTGCAGAGCAGGAATTCAAACTCAGCTCTACGCTGTAAACCAAGAGCTCATATGGCATTTCTAAGTCCTTTCAAAAGCAAGACAGTCATGTATCATACTCACTCAGATCTGGGTGTCAGGTTTTGTAGATACTTCTGCCGAGCAGAGAATGAAGCCTAAGCCAAACTTCATTTCTCAAAGTGTCCTTATGGGGAAATGCATTAGTTAGCTTTCCATCGCTGTGACAAAGTAGCtgagataaataaattaaaagagaaaaggtttatttggggctcagatTTCAGTGATTTTATCTCCAAGGTTGCTTGGACTTGTGGCTTGGGGGCTGTGGCAGCACAATATATCATGGTGGGAAGCATGTGGTAGAGGAGGTtgttcacctcatggtggccaggaggcaaagaaaaagaggaaaggaGTGGGATTCCCCACTCTTCAAGGACCTAATTTCCTCACACTAGGCTCTAGCTTCTAAAGGTTTCACCACTCCAAATAGCACTTCAAGTTGGCCCCCAAGCCTTTATCCTGTGAGCCTTTGGGATCATTTAAGATCCAGATCATAGAGGGAAGGAGGGACAGCTACTGGATCCTATCCTCAGACAACTGATTCAAACTCAAGGTCCAGGAATCTATATTTTAACAGGTATCTTCAGAAAATTCTTCAATATGCTAATAATATTTGAGAACCATTGTCCCAAGAATAAGGTCAAAGTCAAATGATCCAACAGTCCTGGCCAGAGAAGAGTGAGGTCATAGGGAAGTAAAGCTAAAAGTGGAGGGTTGAGAGCagccccttcctccttcctcctgcaTGATCACATGCCCTTTCCTGTGGAAATAGTCAACTGATAATTCAGGAGATGCATTTTCTGTTAGTTTGGTTGGGAAGTCTGGGTGCAAGTAGTAGAACAACATTTGgggggttttgtccattttgtaaaATGGACAAAATAGGACCTATCTTCTAGGTATTCACATCGTAGAGACATATAGTACTTAATAATGTAAATTATTGCAATTCCAAGACCTCTGGAAAATTCTCTTGCCCCAGAGTATATACACCACACTGTTGCCTGCAGCCCATTAATGACACAAGAAGATAACTAGAGAGGATCCTCTGCTTTCCCTGCACAAGACTGAAGAGAGGCACCTAAATTCATTCTAAAGTACAAGTTTCCCTATGGACCTCTCTGCCCACAGTAGGTCACATGCATGCATACAGACATGCCTTTGTGTGCATGTGcacccacacagacacacacacacatacacacacagaagaTGGGGAAAAAAGTGGAGGCTAAAGGCACCAAAGGACAAGTTCACTGTCTTTCCTTAGCCCTTCCCCAACAGGACTGGGCCTGGCTGCTGCTTCTACCTCCTCCCTGGGGCTCCATCCTTCTCACAATCCAGTGCTTTCAGGCCAGAGCTACACGATCATAATTATTCAGATCACTGGGACAAAACCTAACCAAGTTAAAAACATACTTTAATCTGtattttcaaaatcatttttcCTTAAAGGTGACACTTGGAGCTTAAATCACGTGCTTCTCTGTGTGTGGGCTTCCCAGGCTGACCAAGTCTCCAACCTCTATTTCCTGTTGAGAATGGTGATGGTATAAAACTATGGTGAACAAGAAAGTCATTTGGAATAAAAAAGGATCcaacaaataaaaagataaataaaattacatttgTAATACCTGGCAAAGAGTTCTTAAGAGATAATATGACTAGTGAAATGCCATGTATCccttcatctttaaaaaaaaaaaaaatcttatgcaACCAAGAAATGTTTATTTGCTAATTCCCATGTACATGGCACTGCTAAGCATTATGGAAGACAGCAGATGGTTTCAATAGACACAGGCTCTGCTCTAAGTCCTGGTCTTGGTCTAGTCACATATTATTTGTGACCTTTCCATAGTCTTAGTGGGAAATAAGAGCCTGTACACCATTTGTATTGTGACGATAACCTAGAATTTCTTAAGTTTGTAAAGagaagcagacaagggaaattgggcactataaatgtaaaatattattCCAAGCCTCCATGATGACTGAGAAGCAACAAGAaacaactcagtccaaagggagaCATACCGGGCCCAAGTGGGAGGCCCAGGCCTGTGACTGCAGCTTCCTCCACATCCTACATCTCCCACCCCAAAACTTTTCACTCGCTTACAGAGATAGATAAATACCCACTTTCTGCCTTCTTCTATTTGAAGCCCTGGTTAGCAAAGGATCCTTCTCACTTCCTCCCTAAGAAGCAATCTTCTGTAGGATGAAGTGGCCTAGTATCTACCACTTCAAGGTAGCCAGCCTTCAAGTCTAAGAACACATATCAATGTTCCTACCTCAGACTTCTATCCTTCCTAAAACTATGGGTGGATCACACTGAGATCTCTGTACTCACAGGGACGAACAATTCATTCCAAGCCTCCTGCTTTCAGTACAAGCTGTAAGAACACAGCAGCCTCTCCCCAACAGTGCCAGTTTGGCCCAGTAAAGTTCATCCCTGAGAACACATGGGTTTTAGAGCAAAGTTCTTGTGTTCTGGTAACATTTAATTGTGCTGTTTCTCAACGCTCCCTGCACCCACACACTCCTGCACAACATTTATTCCATCAGCTTCAAAGGCAGCTCAACATGTTGGAAATATGTGTGGGAACAGAGAAAGGAATTGGAAATTGATTTAGACCCTCTCTCCATTTGACTGGGTTTAGTACATACATTAGGATtttagaaatacatatttgatttttaaaaacatgcatTTGTTTTTACTGGGTgtagaataatgaaaataaatcattatTCATTTTAGGACTTCTATTGTCTgagtgtttttcataataaataatGGTCATTTATCCTTGTCCAATAACAAACATTTGTAGGTTGAAAAGAGGAAAAGCTTTTCCAAGAGCATTTCCATTCCTTTGTCCATTAGAATCCAGATGCCATCCAGCACACAATGATGTCCCgggaagaagcaggaagaaacCCAGGGCTGTGAGGCATGGAGTAGAGAGAGTGGCATAGACAAAAAGGAACTGTCATTAAATCCGAAAAGCCATGGCATACACTAGCATAGTCTACTGCATGAGAAAGGACAGAAATCTTGTTAAAAATACAGATCCGCAGGCCCCACCCCAGAGAGTCTGAGTTGAGTCTCAAATGAAGCCTGAGAATCTTCATTTTTAACATACATCCTTCCTTTTCTGGTTCTTTTGTCACACAATTCTCTTGCCAATAATTCCTGAGAAGTAAGAAGCTTATATTATGCATTCAGGAGCAATATATTTAAGAGCCTAGATTTGGTGATAGATTTTCTAGATGGAGGTGGCTCTTAATTCTTGCAGCATATCTGGTTATAAAACCATGTTATGTGAGGTATATGGGTGAACAGTGCTACACAAACACTATAAAATAGCCTAAATTTTTTCTAATATTATGTTTGGTATGAATTATAGAAAGTTGAAAATACTATGTGTCCTTTTATTTCCAGACTTTGCCTCAGATCTTTTCTATAAgcacataaaatagaaaataagaaatgataATCAAAGTGATTTGTTTTGTAATTCTGTTTTTTGTCTCTAGCTGCATAACAAATTTATCCCCAAAATTTTGTGACATAGAATGACAAGAATTCATCATCATATATGTTCTGTGTATCAGGAATCAGCATGACTTGGCTGAGTAGTTGCTCAGGGTCTCTCATAGGGCTACAATCCAAGTGTCAGGGCTGGGGTCCTCTCAAAAGAGAGTTGAGAGAGGATTCACTATGCCAGGGCTCCCTCACATAGTGGATTCAGTTCCTGTTAGGCGGTAGCACTGAGGGCCTTGGTGACTCCATGGCTGTTGGCTTCTTTTACTTCCTCTCCACATGGACCTCTCCACAGGGCATTATCATGGCAGCTGGCTTCCAGCAGAATAAACTGGACAGCAAGATAGGCAAGCAAGACAGATACCCAGACATTTGTAATGTCATCTTGGAGGTGACACCCCATTGCAATCaccatgttttattatttataagtaAATCACTCATTCTAGCCTACACTCAAGGGGAGGGCTTTACATAGGGCATGAATTCCAGGAAAGGGAATCATTGAGACACTCCTTAGTTGCTACCTAACACATCTAAATGTACTTTTCTAGATGAAAAACAGTTTCACGCATAGTTTGTTAGCCTACTCATTCTTTCCTAAAACTATGTAAAGCAAACATGTCCTGATACAGATCAGGCAGCTTATTGTGAGGAAAGAGTCTAGTAGTGTTAGAAGGAAATTATGAGGTCAGAAATGGGACCCATATTTCTAAACAAGGAGAGGTGTACCCACTATGTTAACCAACTGGAAGGGGTGCTCTAGGAATAGTTCCAGCCAAAAGTAACTAAAAACAAGTGTGTATGTGTCACTTAAGAAGTCAGGGGACCCACATTGCTGCATTATTTTGGTATCTTGATAATCCCAAAAGCTGCAATTTTTCTAATCTCTTGTCCTTTTAATCATTCAAAAAAAGTCACCTCATTGTCACAAGATGACTTTCTTCATCCAGGCAACACACCCAATTCTAAGCAAAAAGAAAGGGGCAAAAAGCTTCTTTTCATAAGGAAGCAAGTCCCACCCACCAGAGTTCCTCTGAAAATCTCATTGGTCATAATAAAGTCCCCTGTCTACACTGAACCAATAATTCACCAAAAGGACTAAGTGGCAATGTTAAGTGTAAACCAGCCATGATTTCCTATGAGATCAAAGGATTATTCCAATTACCTGAGTCAATTAGGAATCTGTAGCACAGGAATGGGACTGTGAATGCTGGCAGATAGTCTTCAATAAATAtcttcagtatttttaaaatatgttctatATATTCAGTGCAGCCCAAAAATGTTTAATTATGTTCTAATATAATACATTTCATATGTTCCAACACAATCACAGTTTCCACTGAAACTGAAAAGATATTTACCTATAGAAACAGAATGTGTAAGCATCACTGTGTCTGAAATCTTAGATTTATTTAAAGTTTCCTTCTTGAAAGTTCCTTATTCAGAAATAAATGTCCATATTTTGAGATAAAAAATGACTGTGCTTCTTTTAATCCTGTGTACATATAAACTGTTTTAAAATATTGCCTTCAGATAACATTTAACAGGATGAAATCTTCTGAGATTTACTGCACAAGCCAAGTATTATCAAAACACAACAAGACAGATTGCTTTTCTTGACATCTGCTGCTAGATTTTTTTGTTAACTTATGTTTCTGAAATTGTAGCATCATAAGCCAGTGCTGTACAAAGGTATTTGACATCATTTATAAAAATCTAGTAATATAAACTGTTGACTCCTTATAAAGCATCTATTGAGACAAAAATATCACTGAAGCACGTTCATGCTTTTGGTCTTTAGGTCTGCATAATGATTCTTGCCAGAAGAGCACTTGTTCCATAGTCTGTGGAATAGAAAATCAGTTATTGGGAAGAGCAGCTCAGCTTCATTGGAGGCATCCCATTCCCATTCTGAGAAATTACAGGAATCTACACCTGTTgggctttggttttgttttttttaagcacATTTCTAATTCTTATTGTGCTCCAGATCTCAGTAAACAGAAAGTACTTCTCCAGGGGGCAACTTGTAGGCAACTGGAATGAGTCCCCTAGGAAACAGAACTTATCATGATTGTTTTGATGAGAGATTAATCAAGCTGATGCTGCACGTAAGCAATGAACACACTGGGGACTGGCAAAAAGAGGCACTATCAATCACTCAACAGATAGACCTGTGGGGTCTCTTGAGAGCAAGATGATGTTGAAGTTCAGATGCAAACCTAGCTTCCTTTCACGTGGTCCACAGAACATAGCAGCAAGACTGTTGGGGCATATGTGGGACAGCAGCAGTAATGGGAAAGCACAGGAGAGTTCCTGAGCCTAAGTTCCAATCCTGGGTCTGCCTATAAATGGGAAGGTATCCTTAATTCAGGCATGTGACAGCTGTGGTCATCAGTTTCTCTGTCTCAAACAGGACTCCACTTCGTTAAGGATCCTTTTAGCTTTAAATATCTATGAACCTGCTGAAATAACTGTGCTTTGATTGAGGTGGGATTTGGAACTGCCTTTGATGACATAAGTGTTCAGTTAGCAGAACTTTATTGGGTTCAGTGCATtttgaatgcaaatcaaaatgtacaatgaaaatatttctaaaaatattctTCCCAGTTTTCTTCACTCTAGGTGATGTACAAATATGCCTGTGTTTACATTGTGAAAAGAATAGTACTCTTAAGCTCATGCAGAGATACCTTTCAAGTCCATGCCTTAAGGACAATACATGTATGAGAAAGTAGAGAAATGAATGGGATAGGCAGAGAAGGTACATGGAGAGGGTGGAATGAGTTCCTAAGGAAACAATGTGGTGTAGAAGGCTGGACGTGGGCCTGGGAAtcgtgaattcttttttttttttttaaattttattttttttttattggttgttcaaaaccttacaaagctcttgacatatcatatttcatacattagcatacattagcttcaagtgagttatgaactcccatttttaccccaaatacagattgcagaatcacatgggttacacatccacatttttacataatgccatactagtaactgttgtattctgctacctttcctatcctctactatcccccctcccctctcctcccatcttctctctctaccccatctactgtaattcatttctcaccttgtttattttcccattccactcacaacctcttatatgtaatttagtataataatgagggtctccctccgtttccatgcaattcccctttgaaGAATCGTGAATTCTAAAATCAGCTTTTCCACTGACTCACTTGGGACCTTGAGAATGTCTGGCCCATTTTAATCatcctgtgcctcagtttccataTCTGCCAATTAGAGTGAGAGTCCCTGGCTCAGTGCCCAGGATTGTGAGAACATACTGTGCAGAGCCATAGAAATAGGATCAGCACCACAACTACAAAACATCCTAGTTACTAGATGTCCTGACTTAAAGTGGAAACATTAGCAAGAGTCATTCTTTTAATAATCAAAAATGTGATGTTTTAGGAAACCCATCTAGCTGGGTAAAATTTAAGCCACGAGGATCATTGTAAGGGCCCTAGGGATACAGAAGCAAAAGGTGGAGATTTGAAATATGCCAAGTCCCAGCTTTGCTGCTTAGCATCTGGGTGATATTGAACAATTTCTTAACTTCCCTCTGTACCTTCATCTGTAAAAAAGGGGAATAATGACAGGTGTCTCAGAGGACTGAGATGAAGATGATTGCAGATGCAGGTTAGTGGTCTTGAGTCAGTTATGGGGTTGAATTCTAAGCCACTGTGTGCTTTGCAACTGAGAATCTCTCTTATTATAATTGTCCATTAAGATGGCATCCAGGGCAAGTAATTGTTAACATTGCTACTTACTGGGCATTTTGTATACTGCAGTGCACTGTGCCCATATTGAGTAGTTCATGTGCATTCCCTCCTGCACTCTTCACAGAAACCTACTGTTATTGGTGTGGAAAAGGAGGTAGAGTGAAACCAAGCTTTCCCTCTATCTTCATTGTGTCTCTTCAGactgttttgctttattttcccaGCTGTActtttaatattgttttaaacTACCTTAAATTTTCAAGGCAAAAGCAGCAACTAactgaatatatttatataacatgTTATTTTGGTCTTATTGCTATCTAGCCCTGGAGACCTGCTCTAAATTCACTTGGGTTTTTGAGACAAATGATGCTCACTAACTCTTTCTGGAAAGTACTGAAAATATAGACACCCCAAAGTTTACTAAGTAACTTAAAAGAAAGCATTTGAATTTCCAATATGATCATTGAAAgaagtatttatatttatgtttggAAAAATTATTGTCAAGAAATACTTTGTAGCCTCATATGTTCATAGATGTCTTCAAAAACTGAATATGTTTATATGACATGGACTATTTGTGTACACGGTGTAATACTGTCCTCAGAGGTCATGCTAGAAGGATTATTAGTTCCAAAAGGGTTAAATCCAGcaaagtctttttttaaaaaatctgtgtgCCTTTTAATTACTATGAAATACCATGCTCACCTTagagaaaacatgaaaaaatgtttttgtAAAGTGTGGTATTAACCAAAGCAGTGGTTTATTTTAGACCAGATTTAAGCTTCTTATTTGCCTGTGAAATTCATTAACATTTGAAACATCACACTTTTTATGAAATGGAAATAATTTATTGTAGACTTTCTATGAGTTATATCAAGAACAGTTGATTCTAATAACCAGTCAGCAAATGTTAGGAATGATTCCTTTCCTTGCAAGAGACTCTCAATGCAGACCTGCTGAGAGTCTGTTTTGTAGAAGCAAGGAATTGCCTCTCTCCAGTAAACCACTTCTTAGCTTTCTTTGGTAGTTTGCTTTATTCTGTAATAAAAGTAATGCTCCTTTTCACTTTGTACACTCAAAATTTCTATACCCATCGCAGGGTATTTGTGAACCACCATTGATCATCCTGTGACCCCATGTCAAGAAAGATCTTCTAATACATTAAttttgacctcattaaattctcttacaaaataatttcataaaaaatgaaaatgtgaggGTTtaaaggaaaatcacaagtttatTGTTTAAAACTTTGGGAAGAATGCAGTGTCAGAACAAAACCTCATTACAGACAATTATCAAAGTCGCATAGAAATATCATTAAAATGTTGATCCAATTTGCCACGTTTCCTACAACCTTTTTAAAAAcacaagttaaaaaaaagtaaaaataaataaaaaatctgatcaaaatggacaaagaaatattagaatgatAATAAATCTATTTAACTTCATGTACAGAATTATAACCATACCATTTTTGCATATTACACTATTAGGAAATTGAGCAATAAATCAAGAAACAGAATGTTCTAGAAAATAAAGCTTCAAAATTGGTAAGCATCATGTACTTTTTCCAAAAGACATTTTATTGTGTTGAATCAAAGGTGACTCTTTGGCACTGAGCAGCTCCTTAGAGTCATCCAAGTCCTCATTCCCCAATCCTGAGCTTGGCTGGATCTCATTGACTTGTTTGGATTCCAGATTACATTAGATCCCTTCCTATAGCTGCCACCCACAAGTAACTGAGCTGGTGCTGCCCTACATTTCTGttgataattttgtttttaattctgcaTTAGTTAATTCTAGTTTAGTTAATACAAATTCTAAACTCTAATTGCATAGGTGATCGGGTACCCACAAGAGGATACTATTGAGAAAGTTTTTATTCTGAGTTCCTCCTTTGCTGTGTGCTTGAGTGGCCTTTGCCCTTCTTCTTTTACAAAATGACAATAAGCTACCATCTCTGATGGGTTTGAAACCCCAGAAGACATACATGCAGTTGATGCATTAGAGAAGAATTTACTGGCTTTAAGTTTCCTGCAACAGCAAACTCATTTCCTTACTTCCTAAAGCCCACCCAAAAGGACATCTATAGGATTCATTAGGTGTGGAACACTGATAATCATATCTTTCATTATCCAAAACTTCActcttaatttatttaattcaaaAGTGAACCtctggttagtttttttttttttttccttcccccccccgccccgcccttTTTTTTTGGACTACCTTCTTTTTCTAATATACTACTTAACGTCGCCTCTGTCCTCAGATCAGAAGCTCAAAGCTCATTGTGAGTCCCACCCACCTCTTTGAAGTAACTAAGTCATATGAATTCTTCCCTCAGTATCCCTGGAatcccttcttttctttcctttgtttgtttgtttgtttttatggtcATTTTCCAGCTCGACCCTACTGTCCCCAACTTTGGCTATTGCTTCAGTCTCTCTGCCTTGCACTGACTGAGGCTGTGCTTCCTTGCTCCGTCCAACATCCTCAGTAGACCTCACAGTATGAAGTCCTGCCTCAACCTGTCTTTCCAGGCTTGACCACACCATTCTACTCTGACTGTGGTGCTCACTGTCCTCACCTTGCTATTTCCTGGGATCTCGCTCACAACATTTCCAAGgcccttcttccttcctctccaAATCATACCCCACTTCCCAAGCCCTGTTCAAGTCTCACCATCCCATGAAGACTTTTCAGTGCCTCGAAGCTCACAATGatctcatttcctgaaggaactcTGCTAATGGTGTTTGAAGAGTCATAAATGAATTCCAAACTAATTAATCATGTTCTTTGTATTTTACTGAGTTCCCAGTGACCTTATCCATGTCACTGGGTTTGAATTTTAAGCAAGATATTTAATCACATCCACTTGGTTGTTCCGAGAGCAGTAGTAGTTTTCAACCTTTGGTATGGTAAAATAATACCTGGGGAACATGTTAAAATGCTATTAAGCTCCACTATAGCTACAATAAGGTCAAAGTGGAGCCCAAATATGTTTTCCCTATGAGTTCTAAGTGATGCTCAGAAAGCTGCTTGCTTTCAAGCGTCTCACAAAGGACTAGAACAGAACTAATAAATGTGTATGAATTCTGAGTAGTGTTTTCCCCCTCTTTTCTTCTGTCGCATGCTCATATTCTTTAACTTCTTTCTTTTAGATCGACTTTGAAGATGTGATTGCAGAACCAGAAGGGACACACAGTTTCGACGGCATCTGGAAAGCCAGCTTCACTAccttcactgtgacaaaatactggTTTTACCGCTTACTGTCCACCATTTTTGGCATCCCGATGGCACTCATCTGGGGCATTTACTTTGCCATTCTCTCTTTCCTGCACATCTGGGCAGTTGTACCGTGCATTAAGAGTTTCCTGATTGAGATTCAGTGCATCAGCCGTGTTTATTCCATCTACATCCACACCTTCTGTGATCCACTCTTTGAAGCCATTGGCAAAATATTCAGCAATATCCGCATCAACACGcagaaagaaatataaatgacATTTCAAGGATAAAAGTATtcatgattcctttttttttttc is part of the Callospermophilus lateralis isolate mCalLat2 chromosome 1, mCalLat2.hap1, whole genome shotgun sequence genome and encodes:
- the Cav1 gene encoding caveolin-1 isoform X2, with the translated sequence MADEMNEKQVYDAHTKEIDLVNRDPKHLNDDVVKIDFEDVIAEPEGTHSFDGIWKASFTTFTVTKYWFYRLLSTIFGIPMALIWGIYFAILSFLHIWAVVPCIKSFLIEIQCISRVYSIYIHTFCDPLFEAIGKIFSNIRINTQKEI
- the Cav1 gene encoding caveolin-1 isoform X1 codes for the protein MSGGKYVDSEGHLYTVPIREQGNIYKPNNKAMADEMNEKQVYDAHTKEIDLVNRDPKHLNDDVVKIDFEDVIAEPEGTHSFDGIWKASFTTFTVTKYWFYRLLSTIFGIPMALIWGIYFAILSFLHIWAVVPCIKSFLIEIQCISRVYSIYIHTFCDPLFEAIGKIFSNIRINTQKEI